Proteins from a genomic interval of Zingiber officinale cultivar Zhangliang chromosome 1B, Zo_v1.1, whole genome shotgun sequence:
- the LOC122047605 gene encoding putative disease resistance protein RGA1, translating to MAVPLTVVGGWFAQAFIQTLIDKASDKAIQLFAESRGFAEDMENLHPSLLEIQIILDEVQSRGCNDTKWKTLIQELKDAAYDAEDLIDEFQYHALRQKIKGEEEDKAASGSSGLSNMFYAAKIKLLGSSHSLEEDDMRARVRKMQGRLERIANRMKSIINVLPRNDRRKQPNQMKFQTRESCSSPVTDVLFGRDKELNQVVDWLLGLANQVELASGFFSNTFSVLPIVGIGGVGKTTLAQYAYKDIRVQDHFHLKIWVCVSDDFTVQGLTKSIIQSVTPQKQYDNMGLEPLQKLLHEHIENKKFLLVLDDVWSDNKSIWETFCALLKVGAHGSKIIVTTRDMQVSKMVSLAEPILLHGLDEDAFWQLFKKCSFGTLSPEDYPGLEDIGRKIARKLKGSPLAAKTIGRVLQSNICQQHWATIMESDIWKVKQNEDDIMPALQLSYQYLDENLKQCFAFCSFFPKDYKFDKAELIQMWMAEGFIEDTKRMEEVESDYFLEFVNRSFFQESEYDQFVMHDLIHDLAEMISAEEICRIKSNEQTKMLSTIRHLRVEEGKLPLEFSGYNKLRTLSLVNSPPDSLFEKLRSIRVLDVSWCDLLELSEHIGKLIHLRYLDLSYNFKVKNLPDSLCDLYNLQTLKVNGCSKLESLPQELGKLVNLRHIVAEYWVMTKDAWKLANLQDLPTFSVQEGDGFNLVQLKDLTQLHGSLHIRNLENVVDSKEAQHAELKNKVHLKELVLEWNHRKDAKLEEEVIEDLQPHESLKILKIEGYHGGRSPSWLMPKVLSKLEKLELVNCKGWDDVLPFIGPRLHLIELRIYHMFALKQLSHEFEGKCFPKLKVLDLWNLRALEEWSWTEGKDLFPCMRELRVRDCPKLKRLPPFPPSLEILTIQHCPELKLNSKTENDEEGGCHLPPSLKGLELSYCGEYSKLLPDCLHNLCLITSLEISHCPHITSISLVQLVELQYLDISDCVELRLMECLGHLKSLKELKIVGCPELRWMECLGLLNSLEELRIVGCPKLVQLDVEDEQAGGLSSLRKLCVDNTALLKMFPLRNSLSFITELEIESSSEEVIFEEAILMRSLTAVTSLKFFNCEKLQSLPTELLHNFPFLERLEMCDCPQLQSLPEIGLSPFLKELHIYDCPQIQAMPELGLPKSLDDFYCFGNVHPTLKEQSQKFNI from the coding sequence ATGGCGGTGCCACTGACAGTGGTGGGGGGATGGTTCGCGCAGGCCTTCATCCAGACCTTGATCGATAAGGCCAGCGACAAAGCCATCCAACTGTTTGCCGAGAGCCGGGGTTTCGCTGAGGACATGGAAAATCTGCACCCATCGCTGCTGGAGATTCAAATCATCCTTGACGAGGTACAGAGTAGGGGGTGCAACGACACCAAATGGAAGACATTGATACAGGAACTCAAGGACGCTGCTTATGATGCTGAGGACTTGATAGATGAGTTCCAATATCATGCCCTCAGGCAGAAGATCAAAGGTGAAGAAGAGGACAAGGCAGCAAGTGGCTCCAGTGGCCTTTCAAACATGTTTTATGCTGCAAAAATAAAGTTGCTGGGTTCTTCTCATTCCTTGGAAGAAGATGATATGAGAGCTAGAGTGAGGAAGATGCAAGGAAGGCTGGAGAGAATTGCTAATCGTATGAAGAGCATTATTAATGTGTTACCACGAAATGATAGAAGGAAGCAACCAAATCAGATGAAGTTTCAGACCAGAGAATCATGCTCTTCCCCGGTGACGGACGTATTGTTTGGCAGAGACAAAGAACTGAATCAAGTGGTAGACTGGTTGTTGGGGTTAGCTAATCAGGTGGAACTTGCATCGGGATTTTTCAGCAATACCTTCTCCGTCTTGCCCATTGTCGGGATCGGAGGGGTTGGAAAGACTACTCTTGCTCAGTATGCGTACAAAGACATCAGAGTTCAAGATCATTTTCACCTCAAGATTTGGGTTTGTGTGTCTGACGATTTCACTGTGCAGGGACTCACTAAATCTATAATACAGTCAGTAACTCCACAAAAACAATATGATAACATGGGGTTAGAACCTCTTCAAAAACTACTCCATGAGCATATTGAGAATAAAAAGTTTCTGCTTGTTCTTGACGACGTGTGGAGCGATAATAAGAGTATCTGGGAGACATTCTGTGCACTACTCAAAGTCGGAGCTCATGGTAGCAAAATCATTGTTACAACTAGAGACATGCAAGTTTCTAAAATGGTTAGCCTGGCGGAACCAATCTTGCTCCATGGTTTAGACGAAGATGCCTTTTGGCAATTGTTCAAGAAATGCTCATTTGGCACACTCAGCCCTGAAGACTATCCGGGGCTAGAAGACATTGGTAGAAAGATTGCTCGCAAGTTGAAGGGCTCACCATTAGCTGCAAAGACAATTGGTAGGGTTCTACAATCAAATATATGCCAGCAACACTGGGCCACCATAATGGAGAGCGACATATGGAAAGTAAAACAAAATGAAGATGATATTATGCCAGCTCTGCAGTTAAGTTATCAATATCTTGATGAAAATCTGAAGCAGTGTTTTGCTTTTTGCTCGTTCTTTCCTAAAGACTACAAATTTGATAAAGCTGAGTTGATTCAAATGTGGATGGCCGAAGGCTTCATCGAAGATACAAAGAGGATGGAAGAGGTTGAAAGCGACTATTTTCTTGAGTTTGTTAACAGGTCTTTCTTTCAGGAATCTGAATATGATCAATTTGTGATGCATGACCTTATACATGATTTAGCTGAGATGATTTCTGCGGAAGAGATATGTAGAATTAAAAGTAACGAACAAACAAAGATGCTTTCCACTATTCGGCACCTACGAGTAGAAGAAGGAAAATTGCCGTTGGAGTTCTCCGGATACAACAAGTTGCGCACCTTGTCGTTGGTAAATTCACCTCCcgatagcctctttgaaaaactaaGAAGCATTCGTGTTCTGGATGTAAGTTGGTGTGACTTGCTGGAGTTATCTGAACATATTGGTAAATTGATTCACCTCCGTTACCTTGATTTATCAtacaattttaaagttaaaaatttgcCCGACTCATTATGCGACCTTTATAATTTGCAAACACTGAAGGTAAATGGTTGTTCTAAACTAGAGTCTCTACCACAAGAATTGGGTAAGTTGGTCAATCTGAGACACATTGTTGCTGAATATTGGGTGATGACAAAGGATGCATGGAAACTAGCTAATCTTCAAGATTTGCCAACGTTTAGTGTTCAAGAGGGCGATGGATTCAATCTTGTACAACTAAAGGATTTAACACAGCTTCATGGATCACTTCATATTCGAAATCTTGAGAATGTTGTCGATAGCAAAGAAGCGCAGCATGCTGAGTTAAAGAACAAAGTCCATCTAAAAGAATTGGTGTTAGAATGGAATCATCGGAAGGATGCCAAGTTGGAAGAGGAAGTAATTGAAGATCTGCAGCCACacgaatcacttaaaatattgaaaattgaAGGGTACCATGGAGGTAGGTCGCCTAGTTGGTTGATGCCAAAAGTTCTATCCAAATTGGAAAAACTTGAATTAGTAAATTGCAAGGGATGGGATGACGTTCTGCCATTTATTGGTCCACGTTTGCATCTGATTGAACTTCGCATTTACCACATGTTTGCTTTGAAACAACTGAGTCATGAATTTGAAGGCAAGTGTTTTCCCAAGTTGAAAGTGCTTGATTTATGGAATTTGCGGGCATTGGAGGAGTGGTCTTGGACTGAGGGCAAAGATCTATTTCCCTGCATGCGTGAACTTCGTGTCAGAGATTGTCCCAAACTAAAGAGATTACCTCCCTTCCCTCCTTCCCTAGAAATATTGACAATACAACACTGTCCCGAGCTCAAATTAAATAGCAAAACAGAAAATGACGAAGAAGGTGGCTGCCATCTACCGCCCTCACTCAAGGGATTGGAGTTGAGCTACTGTGGCGAATATTCAAAACTTTTGCCCGACTGCTTGCACAACCTTTGTTTAATTACTAGCTTGGAAATAAGCCATTGTCCACACATAACGTCTATTTCTCTGGTTCAATTGGTAGAACTGCAATATTTGGACATCTCTGACTGTGTGGAGTTGAGACTGATGGAGTGCTTAGGACACCTTAAATCCCTCAAGGAATTGAAGATCGTAGGATGTCCTGAGTTGAGATGGATGGAGTGCTTAGGACTCCTTAATTCCCTCGAGGAATTGAGGATCGTAGGATGTCCTAAGCTGGTTCAGTTGGATGTAGAAGATGAGCAAGCAGGGGGCTTGTCGTCTCTGCGTAAATTATGTGTGGACAACACTGCTCTGCTTAAAATGTTTCCTCTGAGAAACTCACTGTCATTCATCACAGAACTTGAAATTGAATCATCTTCTGAGGAGGTGATATTTGAAGAGGCCATATTGATGCGAAGCCTCACTGCTGTTACATCTCTAAAGTTCTTTAATTGCGAGAAACTACAATCTCTGCCGACAGAGCTGCTGCATAACTTTCCCTTCTTAGAAAGATTGGAGATGTGTGACTGTCCACAGCTCCAATCACTGCCAGAGATAGGACTTTCTCCCTTTCTCAAAGAGCTACATATATATGACTGTCCACAGATTCAAGCGATGCCCGAGTTGGGGCTTCCCAAGTCACTAGATGATTTCTATTGCTTTGGCAATGTTCATCCAACGCTGAAGGAGCAGTCACAAAAGTTCAACATATGA